A single window of Limnothrix sp. FACHB-406 DNA harbors:
- a CDS encoding DUF2325 domain-containing protein, with product MDITELNELESSVQDLISAAKVELEAKRLEKQRDEYYQHALAEIEARLNAVLAQVQTTLKELPADEFGDSITRRKLQEKEADILQQLADAPRLASEAADRQLILQEERLIEERLLDQTNRWRYELREDLLDMIRDQQDFYSATDAAVAIRGYMHDLKAIDALTEVLEALMDQINQHSEEGPVAKRRGNDEQTLMFIYEKAMQNRARVERSPDVRPQTRHRSSERRPNPYSELAGKVVVFGGHDRLESAVRNRLRESKVELVWCTAQAGLNMAQQGESHISSADLVIIVTGYASHSLTEKAIQSAKKMGISPEMVNTTGMTKLLETIEFGLKAKLLAKRLGG from the coding sequence ATGGATATCACAGAACTGAATGAACTCGAAAGTTCCGTCCAAGACCTGATTTCGGCGGCAAAGGTCGAGCTAGAAGCGAAACGCCTAGAAAAGCAGCGAGACGAATACTATCAACATGCCCTTGCGGAAATCGAAGCCCGGTTGAACGCGGTGTTAGCGCAAGTGCAAACCACCCTCAAAGAGTTGCCGGCCGATGAGTTTGGCGACAGCATAACCCGCCGCAAACTCCAAGAGAAGGAAGCGGATATTTTGCAGCAACTGGCCGATGCGCCGCGCTTGGCTTCAGAAGCGGCCGATCGGCAGTTGATTTTGCAAGAAGAACGACTGATTGAGGAACGCTTACTGGATCAAACAAACCGGTGGCGCTATGAGCTAAGGGAAGACCTGCTGGACATGATTCGCGACCAGCAGGATTTTTATAGCGCAACGGACGCGGCCGTGGCGATTCGGGGTTATATGCATGACCTGAAGGCGATCGATGCCCTCACGGAAGTGCTGGAAGCCTTGATGGATCAAATTAACCAACACAGTGAAGAAGGGCCGGTGGCCAAGCGTCGGGGCAATGATGAACAGACGCTGATGTTTATTTATGAAAAGGCGATGCAGAATCGGGCGCGGGTGGAGCGCAGTCCCGATGTGCGGCCCCAAACGCGGCATCGATCGTCTGAGCGCCGTCCCAATCCCTACTCGGAGTTGGCGGGTAAGGTGGTGGTTTTTGGGGGCCACGATCGCTTGGAGTCGGCGGTGCGCAATCGCTTGCGGGAATCGAAGGTGGAATTGGTTTGGTGTACGGCCCAGGCGGGCCTGAACATGGCTCAGCAGGGGGAAAGCCACATCTCCAGCGCGGACTTGGTGATTATCGTGACCGGTTATGCCAGCCATTCCTTGACGGAAAAGGCGATTCAGTCGGCTAAGAAAATGGGCATTTCACCGGAGATGGTGAACACCACGGGGATGACCAAGCTGCTGGAGACGATCGAGTTTGGGCTGAAGGCGAAGTTGCTGGCGAAGCGCTTGGGGGGTTAG
- a CDS encoding ABC transporter ATP-binding protein, with protein MTPAIAIRNLQKRYGDVTAVDHVSLEVKPGEIFGLLGPNGAGKTTTIRCLCTLAQPDGGEIFVSGVSVLREPRSARKRLGYVAQDAALDKVLTGREMLELHGALYHLRREAIGQRIAAMADLLGLGDWLDRKTGTYSGGIRKRLDLATGLLHEPDVLVLDEPTAGLDIESRMAVWEFLRKLPQWGTTVLITSHYLEEIDALADRVAILDQGQVIALGTPSELKARLGGDRISLRIREFTPAAEAETAQTLLTALPCVKDAMINRSQGNTLNLVVDDLDRGLTLVQQALEQAGLPVFGIAQSRPSLDDVYLAATGRTLLDADLAAGDRDPKLARKQNMR; from the coding sequence ATGACCCCTGCAATTGCGATTCGGAACCTACAAAAACGCTATGGCGACGTTACCGCCGTTGATCACGTATCGCTGGAGGTGAAACCCGGCGAGATTTTTGGCCTGTTGGGGCCCAACGGCGCGGGCAAAACCACCACGATTCGCTGTCTTTGTACCTTGGCCCAGCCGGATGGGGGAGAAATTTTTGTGTCGGGGGTGTCGGTGTTGCGGGAACCCCGATCGGCCCGTAAGCGGTTGGGCTATGTGGCTCAGGATGCTGCGTTGGACAAGGTGTTGACCGGGCGGGAAATGCTGGAGTTGCATGGTGCGCTCTATCACTTGCGACGCGAGGCGATCGGGCAGCGGATTGCAGCCATGGCGGATCTGCTGGGGCTGGGTGACTGGCTCGATCGGAAAACGGGAACCTATTCCGGCGGCATTCGCAAGCGCTTGGACTTGGCCACGGGGCTGCTCCACGAGCCAGATGTGCTGGTGTTGGATGAACCCACGGCGGGGCTGGATATCGAAAGCCGGATGGCCGTGTGGGAGTTTTTGCGGAAGTTGCCCCAGTGGGGGACAACGGTTTTGATCACCAGCCATTACCTGGAAGAGATTGATGCGCTGGCCGATCGGGTGGCGATTTTGGATCAGGGCCAGGTGATTGCCCTGGGCACACCGTCGGAGTTGAAGGCTCGGTTGGGGGGCGATCGCATTTCCCTGCGCATTCGGGAATTTACCCCCGCTGCCGAGGCGGAAACGGCCCAAACCCTGCTGACGGCGCTGCCCTGTGTCAAGGATGCGATGATCAACCGGAGCCAGGGAAATACGCTGAATTTGGTGGTGGATGATCTCGATCGGGGGTTGACCCTGGTGCAGCAGGCCTTGGAACAGGCGGGGTTGCCGGTGTTTGGCATTGCCCAATCGCGCCCGAGTTTGGATGATGTTTATCTGGCTGCGACGGGCCGGACATTGCTCGATGCGGATTTGGCAGCGGGCGATCGGGATCCTAAGCTGGCCCGCAAGCAAAATATGCGCTAG
- a CDS encoding DNA (cytosine-5-)-methyltransferase: MTVSRRPIAVDLFAGAGGMSLGFEMAGFDVAVAVEIDPIHCLTHQYNFPQGAVLCRSAAEVTGAEIRQQLAAVLRGDRPSDSERVRDSALTSRLGLEEPELEIDVLFGGPPCQGFSMMGKRAFDDPRNALMFHFARLVNELRPKYFVIENVRGMTLGKHRAFLSELIDLFADFGYQVEANYQVLNAAHYGVPQDRQRLFLLGARSGWPLPSYPAPQTRRPPVCKSAKRDRTLAHLPICPTVAGAIGDLPDVDQYPELRSSDWLDLGQLADPPGDYARWLRGALRDPADFSHPRRSPRSGLSGCLRTDHSAASVARFQTTPPGEVDRISRFLKLHPEGICNTLRAGTPSNRGAFTSPRPIHPIQGRCITVREAARLHSYPDWFCFHGTKWHGMRQIGNSVPPLLARAVAAQVRSCLPGEPTLPDRPIPIGDPQWLSYTMSQAADFYAVSRHAIAPRRRQRDQAPAEALS; the protein is encoded by the coding sequence GTGACCGTTTCCCGCCGCCCGATCGCCGTTGACCTGTTTGCCGGAGCCGGAGGGATGTCCTTAGGGTTCGAGATGGCGGGGTTTGATGTGGCGGTGGCGGTGGAAATTGACCCGATTCACTGTTTAACCCATCAGTACAACTTTCCGCAGGGGGCGGTGCTCTGTCGGAGCGCGGCGGAGGTGACGGGGGCGGAAATTCGGCAGCAATTGGCGGCGGTGTTGCGGGGCGATCGCCCGAGTGATTCCGAACGGGTTCGTGATTCAGCGTTGACCAGCCGCCTAGGGCTAGAAGAACCAGAGCTGGAAATTGATGTGCTGTTTGGGGGGCCGCCCTGCCAGGGATTTTCCATGATGGGAAAGCGGGCCTTTGATGATCCGCGAAATGCCTTGATGTTCCACTTTGCTCGGTTGGTGAATGAGCTGCGGCCCAAGTATTTTGTGATTGAAAATGTGCGGGGCATGACCCTGGGCAAACATCGGGCGTTTTTGAGCGAATTAATTGATTTATTTGCCGATTTTGGCTACCAAGTGGAAGCCAACTATCAGGTTTTGAATGCGGCCCATTACGGCGTACCGCAGGATCGCCAACGTTTGTTTCTGTTGGGGGCCCGATCGGGCTGGCCGCTGCCCAGCTATCCAGCGCCCCAAACCCGCCGCCCGCCGGTTTGCAAAAGCGCCAAGCGCGATCGAACTCTGGCCCATTTGCCCATTTGCCCCACCGTGGCCGGGGCGATCGGGGATTTGCCCGACGTGGATCAATATCCCGAACTGCGATCGAGCGATTGGTTGGACTTGGGCCAACTGGCCGATCCCCCTGGCGACTATGCCCGCTGGTTACGGGGCGCATTGCGGGATCCTGCTGATTTCAGCCATCCCCGTCGATCGCCTCGATCGGGCTTGTCCGGTTGTTTGCGTACCGACCACAGCGCCGCCTCAGTGGCCCGGTTCCAAACCACGCCCCCCGGCGAAGTCGATCGGATCAGTCGCTTTTTAAAACTGCATCCCGAAGGCATTTGCAACACCCTACGGGCCGGAACCCCCAGCAATCGCGGTGCGTTCACCTCGCCCCGGCCCATTCACCCCATCCAAGGGCGTTGCATCACCGTGCGCGAAGCGGCCCGCCTCCACTCCTACCCCGACTGGTTCTGTTTTCACGGCACGAAATGGCATGGAATGCGGCAAATTGGTAACTCAGTGCCGCCCCTGTTGGCGCGGGCTGTGGCTGCCCAGGTGCGATCGTGCCTGCCGGGCGAACCCACCCTGCCCGATCGCCCCATCCCGATCGGCGATCCTCAGTGGTTGAGCTACACCATGAGCCAAGCCGCCGATTTTTATGCGGTCAGCCGCCACGCGATCGCCCCGCGTCGTCGGCAAAGGGATCAGGCCCCTGCGGAAGCACTTTCCTGA
- a CDS encoding ParA family protein — translation MTKKIALFNHKGGVGKTTTTFNLGWMLAKKGKRVILVDSDPQCNLTGMVLGDATEEDEERVQKIYKTTSNIKTGLAPAFESQPRAIEAIDCVPVEGCQNLFLLPGHLSFAEYEVALGFAQELSGSIQALRNIPGAINDLLDKTAEKFNADYILIDMSSSLGAINQNLLAISDFFLIPTTADFFSIMAIDSLVKVLPRWYAWAKVASSLQVLREAHYPFPATKLKFLGVIIQNNRIIHGKATTAFQNWIEKIEKAVSEQLIPALQKSNMTLPDYLYREQGVQDNLSLAKIPNFNNLIALSQEHRTPVYDLTPEQLGQTGIVLKSNQKKQEEFRQMFSDLADKIIALSSESSVYAVSP, via the coding sequence ATGACTAAGAAAATTGCTCTTTTTAACCACAAAGGTGGAGTAGGCAAAACCACAACCACCTTTAATTTGGGTTGGATGTTAGCCAAAAAAGGTAAACGAGTAATCTTGGTTGATAGCGATCCTCAATGTAATTTGACGGGCATGGTGTTGGGTGATGCAACAGAAGAGGATGAAGAAAGAGTTCAAAAGATCTACAAGACAACATCAAATATAAAGACAGGCCTTGCCCCTGCGTTTGAATCCCAGCCACGGGCGATTGAAGCCATTGATTGTGTGCCTGTAGAAGGCTGTCAAAATCTATTCCTTTTGCCCGGTCATCTTAGCTTTGCTGAGTATGAAGTGGCACTTGGATTCGCTCAAGAGTTAAGCGGTTCAATTCAGGCTTTGAGAAATATACCAGGAGCAATCAATGACTTGTTAGATAAGACGGCAGAAAAATTTAATGCTGATTATATTTTGATTGATATGAGTTCAAGCTTGGGAGCAATCAACCAGAATTTACTAGCAATTAGTGACTTTTTTCTGATTCCTACAACTGCTGATTTCTTTTCGATAATGGCTATTGACTCTCTAGTCAAGGTCTTACCTAGATGGTACGCATGGGCAAAAGTCGCAAGCTCACTGCAAGTTCTTCGAGAAGCTCATTACCCTTTTCCAGCGACAAAATTGAAATTTTTGGGAGTTATTATACAAAATAATCGCATTATTCACGGTAAAGCAACAACAGCCTTTCAAAATTGGATTGAAAAGATTGAGAAGGCAGTTTCTGAACAGCTTATTCCGGCACTTCAAAAAAGTAATATGACGTTGCCTGATTATTTATATCGAGAGCAAGGAGTGCAAGACAATCTTTCCTTAGCTAAAATTCCCAACTTCAATAACTTAATTGCCTTGTCTCAAGAGCACCGAACGCCTGTCTATGATTTGACTCCTGAGCAACTTGGGCAAACAGGTATTGTTCTGAAAAGTAATCAAAAGAAGCAAGAAGAGTTTAGACAAATGTTTTCTGATTTGGCCGATAAGATTATTGCGCTTAGTTCTGAAAGTTCGGTGTATGCAGTCAGCCCTTGA
- a CDS encoding aldo/keto reductase: MLYRRFGRTELSMPVFSCGGMRYQQAWQDLSPTQIDAAGQANLAATIERALALGINHIETARGYGSSEMQLGWVLPQYPRQDLIVQTKVGPAAEVADFERDFEQSMGYLKLDYVDLLGIHGINTREHLDWTLRPGGCLDRARRWQAEGRVRFIGFSTHGPLDVIMETIQSNQFDYVNLHWYYINQTNWRAIEAATQLDMGVFIISPANKGGLLYEPSPKLVELCKPLSPMVFNNLFCLSHPQVHTLSLGAARPSDFDEHLKTLSFLDQPGQLLPMITRRLEQAAIEAFDREFGPGEGKAWLRTWEQGLPKPEEVPGEISVRTIVWLWNLVKAFDMVAYGKMRYNLLGNGGHWFPGQRGDRLSELDLRPCLARSPYPDRVLNILTEAHQLLAGGAVKRLSQSS, from the coding sequence ATGCTTTATCGACGGTTTGGGCGCACAGAGCTATCAATGCCGGTGTTTTCCTGTGGTGGAATGCGCTACCAACAGGCCTGGCAAGACCTCTCACCCACACAAATTGACGCGGCGGGCCAAGCCAATTTGGCCGCCACGATCGAGCGGGCCCTTGCTTTGGGCATTAACCACATTGAGACGGCGAGGGGCTATGGCAGCTCCGAGATGCAACTCGGTTGGGTGCTGCCGCAATATCCCCGCCAGGATTTGATTGTGCAAACGAAGGTGGGGCCTGCTGCCGAGGTGGCCGACTTTGAGCGGGACTTTGAACAGTCCATGGGCTACCTCAAGCTCGACTATGTGGACTTGCTGGGCATTCACGGAATTAACACCCGTGAGCATTTGGACTGGACGTTGCGGCCGGGGGGCTGCCTCGATCGCGCCAGACGCTGGCAGGCGGAGGGGCGAGTGCGGTTCATTGGATTTTCCACCCATGGGCCCCTGGACGTAATCATGGAGACGATTCAGTCCAACCAATTTGATTACGTCAATTTGCATTGGTATTACATCAACCAAACCAACTGGCGGGCGATCGAGGCGGCCACCCAGTTGGATATGGGCGTGTTTATTATCAGTCCAGCCAATAAAGGGGGACTGCTATACGAGCCATCGCCCAAATTGGTGGAACTCTGCAAGCCCCTGAGTCCGATGGTGTTTAACAATTTGTTTTGTTTAAGCCATCCGCAGGTGCATACCCTGAGCCTGGGGGCCGCTCGGCCTAGCGATTTTGATGAGCACCTGAAAACCCTGTCCTTTTTGGATCAACCGGGTCAGTTACTGCCGATGATTACGCGACGGTTGGAGCAAGCGGCGATCGAGGCGTTTGATCGCGAGTTTGGCCCCGGGGAAGGGAAGGCCTGGCTGCGCACTTGGGAACAGGGGTTGCCAAAGCCGGAAGAAGTGCCGGGCGAAATCAGTGTGCGAACGATCGTGTGGCTGTGGAATTTGGTGAAGGCCTTTGACATGGTGGCCTATGGCAAGATGCGCTACAACCTGTTGGGCAATGGGGGCCACTGGTTTCCGGGGCAACGGGGCGATCGCCTGTCGGAGCTAGACTTGCGCCCCTGTTTAGCCCGCAGTCCCTATCCCGATCGGGTCTTGAATATTCTGACGGAGGCGCACCAGTTACTGGCGGGCGGGGCGGTGAAGCGCCTTTCGCAATCGTCTTAG
- a CDS encoding Gfo/Idh/MocA family protein, whose protein sequence is MRPALARPSHHPIRVGAIGVGNMGQHHARILSLLKDAELVGISDLNVERGLELASKYRVRFFEDYKDMLPLVDAVCIAVPTKLHYTVGMDCLRAGVHVLMEKPIAASIIEAEALVNAAAERQCILLVGHIERFNPTFQECFNVLKTERVLALEAHRMSPHADRANDVSVVLDLMIHDIDLILEIANSSVVRLSASGSRAASGQLDYVTATLGFANGIVATLTASKVTHRKIRRIAAHCQDSLVEADFLARQILVHRKTSSYPAGDRASQACYRLDGSIESVAIGNTEPLHAELEHFVNCVRGEMQPSIGGEQALKALKIASAIEQMALDEPLGKGDDRWG, encoded by the coding sequence ATTCGGCCTGCCCTTGCCCGGCCGAGCCACCATCCCATCCGCGTTGGCGCGATCGGGGTCGGCAACATGGGACAACACCACGCCCGGATCCTGAGCTTGCTTAAGGATGCCGAATTGGTGGGAATTTCAGATCTGAATGTGGAACGGGGGCTGGAATTGGCCAGCAAATACCGCGTTCGGTTTTTTGAAGACTACAAAGACATGCTGCCCTTGGTGGATGCGGTTTGCATCGCGGTTCCCACCAAGCTGCACTACACCGTGGGCATGGATTGCCTGCGGGCTGGGGTGCATGTGCTCATGGAAAAACCGATCGCCGCCAGCATCATTGAAGCGGAGGCCCTGGTGAATGCGGCGGCCGAACGTCAATGCATTTTGCTGGTGGGACATATTGAGCGATTTAACCCCACGTTTCAAGAATGCTTCAACGTTCTGAAAACGGAGCGGGTATTAGCGCTCGAAGCCCATCGCATGAGTCCCCACGCCGATCGCGCCAATGATGTGTCGGTGGTGTTGGACTTGATGATCCATGACATTGATCTGATTTTGGAAATTGCCAACTCCTCGGTGGTGCGTTTGTCGGCCAGCGGCAGCCGGGCCGCTTCCGGTCAGTTGGACTATGTGACGGCAACCCTGGGCTTTGCCAATGGGATTGTGGCTACCCTGACGGCCAGCAAGGTGACACACCGCAAAATTCGCCGGATTGCGGCCCATTGCCAGGATTCACTGGTGGAGGCGGATTTCCTGGCGCGTCAAATTTTGGTTCATCGCAAAACCTCCAGCTATCCGGCAGGCGATCGCGCCAGTCAGGCTTGCTATCGATTGGATGGGTCGATCGAGTCGGTGGCGATCGGGAACACGGAGCCGCTCCATGCGGAATTGGAGCATTTTGTGAACTGTGTGCGGGGCGAGATGCAACCCTCGATCGGCGGCGAACAGGCCCTGAAGGCCCTAAAAATTGCCAGCGCGATCGAACAAATGGCCCTGGACGAACCCTTGGGCAAAGGCGACGATCGGTGGGGTTAA
- the queC gene encoding 7-cyano-7-deazaguanine synthase QueC, with protein MTVVPPGTPEAAPTPSARSPQCQPPKAVVLLSGGLDSSTVLYQAKADGCDCYALSFDYQQRHRRELQAAVAIAQAAGVVAHQVVRFDLTQWGGSALTDNQLDLPSDRPLDGMATEIPITYVPARNTIFLSFALAYAEAIDAQRVYIGVNALDYSGYPDCRPDYLAAMQSVFQLGTRQGREGQPIEIVAPLVELRKTDIIELGNRLGVPWADTWSCYAGGDRSCGRCDSCRLRLAAFAELGLTDPVPYEVLPSQ; from the coding sequence ATGACCGTCGTACCGCCTGGAACTCCGGAAGCCGCCCCAACGCCCTCTGCTCGATCGCCCCAGTGCCAACCGCCCAAAGCCGTTGTGTTGCTCTCCGGTGGTTTAGACTCATCCACGGTGCTCTATCAAGCCAAGGCCGATGGGTGCGACTGCTACGCCCTGTCTTTTGATTATCAGCAGCGCCACCGTCGGGAACTGCAAGCGGCTGTGGCGATCGCCCAGGCGGCCGGCGTGGTGGCCCATCAAGTGGTGCGGTTTGACCTAACCCAATGGGGTGGCTCGGCGCTGACCGATAACCAGCTTGATTTGCCGAGCGATCGGCCCTTGGACGGCATGGCGACGGAAATTCCGATCACCTATGTGCCGGCCCGCAACACGATCTTTTTGAGCTTTGCTCTGGCCTACGCGGAGGCGATCGACGCGCAACGGGTTTATATCGGCGTGAATGCCCTGGACTATTCCGGCTATCCCGACTGCCGGCCCGACTACTTGGCGGCCATGCAGTCGGTGTTTCAGTTGGGCACGCGCCAGGGTCGGGAGGGCCAGCCGATCGAAATCGTTGCGCCCTTGGTGGAGCTACGCAAAACGGACATTATCGAGCTGGGCAATCGGTTGGGCGTGCCTTGGGCGGATACGTGGTCTTGCTATGCGGGGGGCGATCGCTCCTGTGGCCGCTGCGATTCCTGTCGGCTGCGGCTGGCGGCCTTCGCGGAATTGGGCCTAACCGATCCAGTCCCCTACGAAGTTCTTCCCTCACAATAG
- a CDS encoding HEPN domain-containing protein, whose product MQSALDQFRISIGRVRDLIALHNSMKAQATGALDVSDMLRAALVLTVSALDYYIHEVVTLGMLEIYRGDRPEPSPAGNIAQSAFARFQVSLGNARQDRLTAINLADWLEFEIQKLQGYEFLQNTYTISELIPVLSNSLSNKLDDTLWLETEIRERLRYQSFQQAEKIADAIRLISDQKLWDTVADRMKRSAKEVKQQLSLIVDRRNKIAHEADINPILGIGERWGIDEMQVSEAVDFIVGVVEAIHQVIQVG is encoded by the coding sequence ATGCAGTCAGCCCTTGATCAATTTCGCATCAGTATTGGTCGAGTTAGAGACCTGATTGCACTACACAATTCTATGAAAGCTCAGGCAACCGGTGCATTGGATGTGTCGGATATGCTGCGTGCAGCTTTGGTGCTGACGGTGAGTGCTCTGGATTACTATATCCATGAGGTTGTGACGCTGGGAATGCTGGAAATCTATCGAGGCGATCGCCCTGAGCCAAGCCCTGCCGGAAACATAGCCCAATCAGCCTTTGCCCGCTTTCAGGTTTCCTTGGGTAATGCACGTCAAGATCGCCTGACTGCAATCAATCTCGCAGATTGGCTGGAGTTTGAAATTCAAAAACTTCAGGGTTATGAATTCCTGCAAAATACTTATACCATTTCCGAATTAATTCCAGTTTTGTCTAATAGTCTTTCCAATAAACTAGATGACACTTTGTGGTTAGAAACAGAAATTCGAGAGCGTTTGAGATATCAGAGCTTTCAGCAGGCTGAAAAAATTGCTGATGCAATTAGGCTAATTTCCGATCAAAAGCTATGGGATACAGTTGCTGATCGAATGAAAAGATCCGCAAAAGAGGTTAAGCAACAACTTAGCTTGATTGTGGATCGAAGAAATAAGATTGCTCATGAAGCCGATATTAATCCAATATTGGGAATTGGCGAACGTTGGGGAATTGATGAAATGCAAGTGAGCGAAGCTGTGGATTTCATTGTTGGTGTAGTCGAAGCTATTCATCAGGTTATTCAGGTTGGGTGA
- the ilvD gene encoding dihydroxy-acid dehydratase — protein MSDNFRSQQITSGVQRSPNRAMLRAVGFGDNDFSKPIVGIASAYSTITPCNMGIATLADSAMAAAREAGVMPQIFGTITISDGISMGTEGMKYSLVSRDVIADSIETVCNGQSLDGILAIGGCDKNMPGAMIAMARLDIPAIFVYGGTIKPGHLHGEDLTVVSAFEAVGQFSAGKIDEARLMAVEHNACPGAGSCGGMFTANTMSSAYEAMGMSLPYSSTMAAEDDEKNASAAESARVLAEAIRARRTPKQILTRKAFENAISVIMAVGGSTNSVLHLLAIANTIGVPLTLDDFEEIRARVPVFCDLKPSGRYVATDLHKAGGIPQVMKILLNQGLLHGDCLTITGKTIAETLAEIPDEPRPDQDVIRPFDKPLYQQGHLAILKGNLASEGSVAKISGVKNPVITGPARVFESEENCLKAILANQINPGDVVVIRYEGPKGGPGMREMLAPTAAIIGAGLGDSVGLITDGRFSGGTYGMVVGHVAPEAAVGGTIALVQEGDSITIDAPNRKLQLNVSDEELAARRANWQPPEPRYKRGTLAKYAKLVSSSSLGAVTDLNLL, from the coding sequence ATGTCCGACAATTTCCGCAGCCAACAGATCACCAGCGGTGTGCAGCGATCGCCCAACCGCGCCATGCTCCGTGCAGTGGGCTTTGGTGACAATGACTTCAGCAAACCGATCGTCGGCATCGCCAGCGCCTACAGCACCATCACCCCCTGCAACATGGGCATTGCCACCCTGGCCGACAGCGCCATGGCCGCAGCCCGCGAAGCTGGCGTAATGCCCCAAATTTTCGGCACGATCACGATCAGTGACGGGATCTCCATGGGCACTGAAGGGATGAAATATTCCCTGGTGTCGCGGGACGTAATTGCCGACTCGATCGAAACCGTCTGCAACGGCCAAAGTCTGGATGGCATCCTGGCGATCGGCGGTTGCGATAAAAACATGCCCGGAGCCATGATCGCCATGGCCCGATTGGATATTCCCGCCATCTTTGTCTATGGCGGCACGATCAAACCCGGCCATCTGCACGGAGAAGATCTCACTGTCGTCAGCGCCTTTGAAGCCGTGGGCCAATTCAGCGCTGGCAAAATTGACGAAGCCCGGCTGATGGCCGTGGAACACAACGCCTGTCCCGGTGCGGGTTCCTGCGGCGGCATGTTCACCGCCAACACCATGTCCAGCGCCTACGAGGCCATGGGCATGAGCCTGCCCTACTCCTCAACCATGGCCGCCGAGGATGACGAGAAGAACGCCAGCGCGGCCGAGTCTGCCCGCGTGTTGGCCGAAGCGATCAGAGCACGCCGCACACCGAAGCAAATTTTGACCCGCAAGGCCTTTGAAAACGCCATTTCCGTGATCATGGCCGTGGGCGGTTCCACCAACTCGGTGTTGCACCTGCTGGCGATCGCCAACACGATCGGGGTGCCCCTCACCCTGGACGACTTTGAAGAAATCCGCGCCCGCGTGCCCGTTTTCTGCGACCTGAAGCCCAGCGGTCGCTATGTGGCCACCGACTTGCACAAGGCCGGCGGCATCCCCCAAGTGATGAAAATTTTGCTGAATCAGGGGCTGCTGCATGGGGATTGCTTGACAATCACCGGCAAGACGATCGCGGAAACCCTGGCGGAGATCCCCGACGAACCGCGCCCCGACCAAGATGTCATCCGTCCCTTCGACAAGCCCCTTTATCAACAGGGTCACTTGGCCATTCTGAAGGGCAACCTGGCCAGCGAAGGTTCCGTGGCCAAAATCAGCGGCGTGAAAAATCCCGTGATCACCGGCCCGGCAAGGGTGTTTGAGTCGGAAGAGAATTGCTTAAAGGCGATCTTGGCGAATCAAATCAACCCCGGTGATGTGGTGGTGATTCGCTATGAAGGGCCCAAGGGCGGCCCCGGAATGCGGGAAATGTTGGCTCCGACGGCGGCGATCATCGGTGCGGGTCTGGGCGACTCGGTGGGGCTGATCACCGATGGGCGCTTCTCGGGTGGAACCTATGGCATGGTGGTGGGTCACGTGGCTCCCGAAGCGGCCGTGGGTGGCACGATCGCCCTGGTGCAGGAGGGTGACAGCATCACGATCGATGCTCCGAACCGCAAGCTGCAACTGAATGTGTCCGATGAGGAGCTGGCGGCCCGCCGGGCTAACTGGCAACCGCCGGAACCGCGCTACAAACGAGGCACGTTGGCAAAATATGCCAAGTTGGTCTCTTCCAGCAGCCTGGGAGCCGTGACGGATTTGAACTTGCTGTAG
- a CDS encoding ABC transporter permease, translated as MSTTLPTDSPTRSPALEPSPLAEFWQETAALLRRLLIQLQRRPVTLVAGTIQPLMWLVLFGALFQNVPADLFGDHVGYGQFLGAGTIAFAAFSGALNAGLPVMFDREFGFLNRLLVAPLVSRFSIITASALYIGLLALIQTVAIVIAAAVLGAGLPGVAGLAVVGAIVLLLVAGVTSLSLGLAFALPGHVELIAAIFITNLPLLFASTALAPLSFMPGWLQWVAVLNPLSYAIEPIRYLYLHPDWSFSSIVMQAPFGSVSFGMALGVLFIFDLVAIGLVRPLLQRRMA; from the coding sequence ATGAGCACGACTTTGCCCACGGACAGTCCCACCCGATCGCCCGCCCTGGAACCCTCGCCCCTGGCGGAATTTTGGCAAGAAACGGCGGCCCTGCTGCGACGGTTGTTAATTCAACTGCAACGGCGGCCGGTGACCTTGGTGGCCGGCACTATTCAGCCCCTGATGTGGTTGGTTTTGTTTGGGGCCCTGTTCCAAAATGTCCCGGCCGATTTGTTTGGCGATCATGTGGGCTATGGGCAGTTTTTGGGGGCGGGGACGATCGCCTTTGCGGCCTTTAGCGGGGCGCTGAATGCGGGCTTGCCGGTGATGTTCGATCGGGAATTTGGCTTTCTGAATCGGCTGTTGGTGGCCCCCTTGGTGTCGCGCTTTTCGATCATCACCGCCTCGGCCCTGTATATTGGCTTGCTGGCCTTGATCCAAACCGTGGCGATCGTGATTGCGGCGGCTGTTTTGGGGGCTGGGCTGCCGGGGGTGGCGGGGTTGGCCGTGGTCGGGGCGATCGTGCTGCTGTTGGTGGCGGGGGTCACCTCCCTCAGCTTGGGTCTGGCCTTTGCGCTGCCGGGCCACGTGGAATTAATTGCCGCTATTTTTATCACCAACTTGCCCCTGCTCTTTGCCAGCACGGCCTTGGCTCCCTTGTCGTTCATGCCCGGTTGGTTGCAGTGGGTGGCGGTGTTGAATCCCTTGAGCTACGCGATCGAACCCATTCGCTATCTTTATCTGCATCCGGACTGGAGTTTTAGCAGCATTGTCATGCAAGCGCCCTTTGGATCGGTTAGTTTTGGTATGGCCCTCGGGGTTCTATTCATTTTTGATTTGGTGGCGATCGGGCTTGTGCGGCCATTGCTGCAACGGCGGATGGCATAG